DNA sequence from the Sphaeramia orbicularis chromosome 13, fSphaOr1.1, whole genome shotgun sequence genome:
ACCTTTACCTCAGTGAACATCCTCTGATAAATAATGCTTTAGtataaacatgttttatattaatatttaaaagCGCTTTTGTTTGAGGCCACCAGGTTTCAGTTTTGAAGGGACATCTGAGTTCATAGTTGCCTCGGgacttttttttatgcatttcccTTTCCCAGGCTGGAGAAAATGGAGTAAGATAATCCTGCGCCTTCCTGTCTGCAGAAATCCTCTGTGATATCAGTCTAATCTCttcccacataaacacacagttgATAGCACACCAAAACACCTACTGGCCTATTTATTAATGAGCTCATCATTGGACAAATCGCTGTTGGATAGCACACCAAAACACCTACTGCCTTATTTATTAATGAGCTCCTCATTGGACAAATCACTGTTGGGAGTGGCGTTGTGTGTGTTCATGACATGGCTGTGGGTTTGGTCTGCCACAGATGTTAACGATAACCAGAGAAACACACTGCAGCAGCAAACCCATTTCCTTTCCCGATATAATTTGACAACTATGTCAAAGTcagaataaacacaaacacacatcagagGCTAGCTGACATCCTTAAATGTCATGTCTACTTTGTTCAAATAATACACTTCAGTAAATCtgtgcagaaaaaacaaaaactaattccAACTGGAAGCATTAGTGTTTCATACTGTTAAAGTGTGGCGATGTTGTACTCACAGGTTACGAATGCGTGACTCCGCTGGTTTATCAGTGTCATCAACTTCAGTGCCATCAACTTCTGTCTGCCCAAACAGAGGACTCTTCTCCTCTTCGTCACTAGAAGGAAAATAAAAGAATCAAATTTTTGcagcttcattttatttttggctTTAGCTCTagatatgaaaataatgtgatttttgtgttgttgttgctgtaAAGTAGACCTGCTGCATTCATTCGCAGGAATTCCAAGCATCTTAGCCTTGATGAGCTTTCTCCTTTTTTTGATGACAGAGCGAACGGCTTCCAACAGGAAACCAGGACATCTTTCCTCGTTCAAAATCTCCCtgaaaaaataacacacacattatCATTTACACTGACATGCAAATGAGTTACTCAGACAGGACTTCACTGTTTGACTCACCCAGCACCTCTTTAGTTATTATCAAAATCAGCAAATATATTTTGTGTGGATGTTCACGTTATCTCTGTCACTATTTCTCATTACCTACAAAGGTTCCTGTAAACACTTTTTgcctattttagattttaaaaaatgaaatgaaattggaAAGGAGAAATGAAATGAGATTTAAAACAAAAGATCATTAGAATAGTTGAATTTCTTCAACCCAGTGGGTTAAACAGACCCTAAGCATTCAGGGTAGTGTTAATAGCAGCAGTACAAGCAGCTTatttaatgtgaataaaaacGGTCATATTTGTGATTACAGTTTTAGTGTATGTTTGTTTAATTTTAAGAGTTAGTCCCTGTTAGCTGCTGTTCAATCTGCTTCAGGCATTGTAGAAGTTTTTCATAAGTTCTGTGACTTTTCCCCCTGACATTTCCCTGAACTACATCCTCTCTGTGCtattcatttacacattacacactgcagACACAGAGTCGGCCCACCTCTGATAGTAGTTGAGCTCCTCCTGCACCAGAAAGAGGTTGGTTTTAAGTTCATTCCTCTCAGAAATGATGTCACGCACTTCTTTCTTGGTGAAGCACGGCATATCAGGATCCTTTTGGTCTCCTGTTGACTTTTTGGTTGACTTTTGAGTAGACTGACTTGGACTGGACTGATGGGAACACAGAAAGTCATCAGATTCACTTAAACTATACAGCAACTTCAACAGTTAGAATGATATATACATGTACTAACAGAAGAATACAGAAACATAACATGCATACAGGGGTGTTGCTGTTTGTTCTGTCCAGCAGTGCTTGGAGGTTTTCTATCTCTTTGCTCTTCTCTTTCAGATCGGCCTCCATGTCGGCCTTTCTCTCCACAGTGCTCTTCAGCTGAGCCTGAAGCACGTTCTGCTTGTGTCTCAATTCTGCATTCATCTTCATGAAGCGCTCCAACTGCTCCTGGAGCTGCAAATATTCAAAGACAATGTACATTAAGTATAGTCAACATAAATAGTGAAGTACAGACGATTATGCAGGGTTACAGCTTTACACGTGTTTTGAATTCTCAGATTTTCCGCTGTTTTATGGATTTATAACCCAAGGCAAACATGGATGGGCTAAAACAAGATCCTGTTTTTATTGTGTGGTTTATGATATCATCAGCATAGAAATTGGGCTGAGATGACTGAATGTATAGCAGGAAGAGGGATGAGGCCACACCATTTCAAGACAAATGTAGCATTCATTTTGAGGATGAAAAAATCCTTGGAATTCATTTGAGCAAACAGAGAAACTTGTTTAACTGAGCTGAACATGAGTTGCATTTGACACTCCGTCTTTCATTGAGGTCAACTGACTGGGAGCAGAAAACAAAGCTTTAACAGACACACGCCTAGTGATGGCTGTTATCTAAATCATGTGATTCGGTACCTAAACATGCCCAGACACGTGCTAACATTAAAGAGAACAACAAAGAAATCACAGAAACACTCACATAATAGCAGAGTGGGGCTGAAACACTGCCCTGACAGGTCTGAAAAACTGCAGCTTAATCCTCAAGCAGTGACTATGTGTATAATCTCTGAACTCTTTCCCAGATGGTAAACACGCTAGTTTATGTCGTTTCTGtcgtttagtgtttttattgcaGTGCTTTACATGATGTCACATATCTTTTGATACTACATATTATACATGACTGTGAAACTGTGCATAGTTCAAAATCTTTAATGTGtgaacataaaaattaaaatgtgaccataacagcaaaacaataaataatgttttatgaGAATAGGTGTCATGCCTTAAAGGAACCTTTGTAACCAAGGCAGTAGACATActagtgtctgtgtgtttatgtctTACAGATATCAACAGATTCCACTCCAATCTTCAGTCTTAAAACCTAGAACCTGCCTTTGaactgaagaaataatgaaaCATAGCTTAGCATTTGACAGCTAGGTTATTTAATATTAATTCATGTGAGAGCTGCTGCCCATGCTTGTTCATCTGTTTGTCAGTGTGAACCTGCAGATGGATGACCATGCATGGATTTGTGTCTCCTTACCGCCTCCACTTCTTTGGAGATGGTGGTTATCTCCTGGACTTTTGCTCTCAGCTCATCTCTCTGCCTGTCCACCACCTCCTTCAGCTTCAGCATCACCTCTCGTTCCTGACGCTGCACACGATCTGCAACACAAGCAGCAATGGGTAAAGTACGGAAAACAGAGGATCCAAATACCAAACTGAACTAGTCATAGATGAAAACAAAGGTCTAAATAATCACATCTTTATAACTTCATACACTGCTTTGACACATGATTAGTAACACCCTTGTTGCTTCCTAATATGAGAAGTTATTAATTAGTTTTACTTGTTCTGCTGTGAAGAGGgcctattatcatcatcatcattattacacCACTGGATATTATATCCATCACATAACACTTAAAAAGTAAGGATTATAAATGGATGGATACTATAGTCTAAGTGCTATAACTATGTTATATACAGTAGAGATGTGCACTAGTAGTCAGTTAGTCATTTAGTCAAAATTGCATAAATAGGcaaattgtttttttaatttttaattttaatttgagGGA
Encoded proteins:
- the rilp gene encoding RILP-like protein 1, coding for MPLVSDMEEPEAHSQAKPTESCFDRTFAALTVDDVYEIAKLIGTEVEKLIDGFGKDSVVGLVPKIVKVLELLESFASRNHAHKLKEEELLKTFETIQLQQQKKRGGKDSEESNDRNEIRDLQQKEQQFRRRCEELQVQVQQLQEDKEELQSRLKGSHAKEDRVQRQEREVMLKLKEVVDRQRDELRAKVQEITTISKEVEALQEQLERFMKMNAELRHKQNVLQAQLKSTVERKADMEADLKEKSKEIENLQALLDRTNSNTPSSPSQSTQKSTKKSTGDQKDPDMPCFTKKEVRDIISERNELKTNLFLVQEELNYYQREILNEERCPGFLLEAVRSVIKKRRKLIKAKMLGIPANECSSDEEEKSPLFGQTEVDGTEVDDTDKPAESRIRNLFGFLTRSGSGRSPTHMSNSASTWEIIGDSEANEDTEQQSSS